In a genomic window of Oncorhynchus keta strain PuntledgeMale-10-30-2019 chromosome 28, Oket_V2, whole genome shotgun sequence:
- the fhad1 gene encoding forkhead-associated domain-containing protein 1 isoform X2, whose product MRGYLKTAGWVFKLQAETTTVGTHRDCDLCLQNGGVEEHHALIEWSKSEPCFVLSDLNSAHGTYVNDCRIHNAAVRLTPGDELHFGYGGSTYQLAVESPSMLPCPPKSIWTASQNSLQLIEEPPLAQSPSSPTSQLPLLPGNTSAPVAWVWGQSSVTPHPPSRARPASAGTKRTGQSIPSEQQGTSSRRPGSWTGHTGSGAIVSESSQTMQHLLQEKEERLLRIGDEISRLAVFESESQRKDRVIAGLRDEVSALRHQLTQSQQTDQEIKHRLLSLERDINDKREQIQRMKEQMVELQRGSSEVFRHSVTERDLKISNLRGQMERLKKESSTASGLVRSLQRDLSSREKQALKLASEVDRLRQDIRHKDIQLGATATKFSKMSKKHQEELLNHENELMTLKKSVERLEVALRDKQRLLELQTTERDLLKNRLEKKIGEQASMFAESEAERHTQQKKSKAELDLVQAQIEHLRDQLLMMLPTEPSDSTSHDALSDQQVLEQVAEMLGERESLMSKLEELEGQLKELMTEQEGAAEDTERLKSRLETCQEACSANALEKAMTSLQEEIVSPALAWVKASVLSIMATQLPLLQSATQALLEAGIDASHLTEGVLSGIRTLVNEHQGYTVELQRLKIDQEELQEREAKSRELQELLREELVQQRQQMTVAQHEEEARKKELEELKEELEALRQAQTKLQQEAQTQEAEWCTRLEEAGRREEEWQDKVKEVLEEEKERYRVWEAEYREQVRQHAHTIVALEQRCVQSRQRAQELEEEREALIGQLRALEGNLESSRPVMSTSPLETQTKQASEVAALEGNITSLRADLAQSQLETCSQGDLIVALSRDLAAANARITDMTGELSEQQKLQLEQLKALVVDQRVQLSTLTQKLMLMSQLVEQKGEELEKVRDELRICQVDLEKSLRAEREMKEQITNPEQTQPVHYSVVSCIPPHTKASGIT is encoded by the exons ATGAGGGGTTACCTGAAAACAGCGGGGTGGGTATTTAAACTCCAGGCCGAAACCACTACAGTAGGAACACATAGGGATTGCGATTTATGTTTACAG AATGGAGGAGTTGAGGAGCATCACGCCCTGATCGAATGGAGCAAATCAGAGCCATGCTTTGTGCTGAGTGACCTGAACTCTGCCCATGGTACATATGTCAACGACTGTCGTATCCACAATGCAGCCGTGCGTCTAACCCCAGGCGATGAACTGCACTTTGGCTATGGAGGCTCCACCTACCAGCTAGCTGTGGAAAGCCCATCTATG cTCCCCTGCCCTCCCAAGAGCATCTGGACAGCCAGTCAGAACTCCCTGCAGCTGATAGAAGAGCCCCCCCTTGcccagtctccctcctcccccacctcccagCTCCCTCTCCTACCTGGCAATACTTCTGCCCCTGTTGCGTGGGTATGGGGGCAATCATCTGTCACCCCTCATCCCCCTAGCCGGGCTCGACCAGCCAGTGCTGGGACCAAACGGACTGGGCAGAGCATCCCCTCCGAACAACAAGGGACATCCTCACGAAGACCAG GAAGTTGGACTGGACACACAGGAAGCGGAGCAATAGTATCTGAAAGTTCTCAGACCATGCAGCACCTCTTACAGGAGAAG GAGGAGAGGCTGCTGCGGATAGGAGACGAGATCAGCAGGCTTGCTGTGTTTGAGAGTGAGTCCCAGAGGAAGGACAGGGTGATTGCAGGGCTGAGGGATGAGGTGTCAGCTCTGAGACACCAGCTGACCCAGAGCCAGCAGACCGACCAGGAGATCAAACACAGGCTGCTCAGTCTGGAGAGGGACATCAATGACAAGAGGGAGCAGATCCAAAGGATGAAGGAGCAG ATGGTAGAGCTGCAGAGGGGCTCCAGTGAGGTGTTTAGGCATTCTGTCACCGAGCGAGACCTAAAGATTTCCAACCTAAGAGGTCAGATGGAGAGACTGAAGAAGGAAAGCAGCACTGCctcag GTCTGGTAAGAAGCTTACAGAGAGACCTGAGTTCGAGGGAGAAGCAGGCTCTGAAACTGGCATCTGAGGTGGACAGACTCCGGCAGGACATCCGACACAAGGACATCCAACTGGGGGCTACTGCCACCAAG TTCTCCAAAATGAGCAAGAAGCACCAGGAGGAGTTACTCAACCATGAGAATGAGTTGATGACACTGAAGAAG AGCGTTGAGAGGCTGGAGGTTGCTTTGAGGGATAAGCAGAGGCTCCTGGAGCTCCAAACAACAGAGAGGGACTTGCTAAAAAACAGACTGGAGAAGAAGATTGGG GAGCAAGCTTCTATGTTCGCGGAGTCTGAGGCAGAGAGGCACACGCAACAAAAGAAGAGCAAAGCTGAGCTGGATCTGGTGCAGGCACAG ATTGAGCACCTTCGTGACCAGCTGCTGATGATGTTACCCACTGAACCCTCTGACTCCACTTCCCATGATGCCTTGTCAGACCAGCAG GTATTAGAGCAGGTGGCAGAGatgctaggagagagagagagcctgatgAGTAAATTAGAGGAGCTGGAAGGACAACTGAAGGAGCTCATGACTGAACAGGAGGGGGCagcagaggacacagagagactgAAGAGTAGGCTGGAGACCTGTCAG GAGGCATGCTCGGCAAATGCACTGGAAAAGGCCATGACCTCACTACAGGAGGAGATTGTGTCTCCAGCTCTGGCCTGGGTCAAGGCTTCAGTCCTCTCCATAATGGCTACCCAGCTCCCACTGCTTCAGAGTGCCACCCAGGCACTACTGGAAGCTGGGATAGATGCTTCACATCTCACTGAAG GAGTCCTGAGTGGCATCAGAACCCTGGTCAATGAGCATCAGGGTTACACAGTGGAGCTTCAGCGTTTGAAG ATAGACCAGGAGGAGCTCCAGGAGAGAGAAGCAAAGTCCAGAGAGCTGCAGGAGCTTCTGAGAGAGGAGCTGGTGCAGCAGAGACAGCAG ATGACTGTGGCACAGCATGAAGAAGAGGCCAGGAAGAAGGAGTTGGAGGAGCTAAAGGAGGAGTTGGAGGCACTCAGACAAGCCCAG ACTAAACTGCAGCAGGAGGCACAGACCCAGGAGGCCGAGTGGTGCACCAGGCtggaggaggcaggcaggagggaggaggagtggcagGATAAGGTGAAGGAGGTcttggaggaggagaaggagcgcTACAGGGTCTGGGAGGCCGAGTACAGGGAGCAGGTGCGGCAGCACGCACACACCATCGTGGCCCTGGAGCAGCGCTGTGTCCAGAGCAGACAGAGAGCCcaggagctggaggaggagagggaagcgCTGATTGGACAGCTGAGAG CGTTGGAGGGGAATCTGGAGAGTAGTAGGCCTGTGATGAGTACCAGTCCCCTGGAGACACAGACTAAACAGGCCTCAGAGGTAGCAGCCCTGGAGGGTAATATCACTTCACTCAG GGCAGACTTGGCCCAGTCTCAGCTGGAAACATGTAGCCAGGGTGACCTCATCGTGGCTTTGAGTCGTGACCTGGCTGCAGCCAATGCCAGGATAACAGACATGACAG GGGAGCTCAGTGAGCAGCAGAAACTACAGTTGGAGCAGCTTAAGGCTCTGGTCGTCGATCAGAGGGTCCAACTGAGCACTCTCACTCAGAAGCTAATGCTGATGTCACAACTCGTGGAGCAGAAAGGGGAGGAGCTTGAGAAAGTGAGGGATGAATTGAG GATTTGTCAGGTGGACCTGGAGAAGAGTctcagggcagagagagagatgaaggaacaGATAACAAACCCTGAGCAGACCCAGCCTGTCCACTACTCTGTTGTCTCCTGCATACCACCACACACAAAGGCGAGTGGAATAACATAA
- the fhad1 gene encoding forkhead-associated domain-containing protein 1 isoform X1, with translation MRGYLKTAGWVFKLQAETTTVGTHRDCDLCLQNGGVEEHHALIEWSKSEPCFVLSDLNSAHGTYVNDCRIHNAAVRLTPGDELHFGYGGSTYQLAVESPSMLPCPPKSIWTASQNSLQLIEEPPLAQSPSSPTSQLPLLPGNTSAPVAWVWGQSSVTPHPPSRARPASAGTKRTGQSIPSEQQGTSSRRPGSWTGHTGSGAIVSESSQTMQHLLQEKEERLLRIGDEISRLAVFESESQRKDRVIAGLRDEVSALRHQLTQSQQTDQEIKHRLLSLERDINDKREQIQRMKEQMVELQRGSSEVFRHSVTERDLKISNLRGQMERLKKESSTASGLVRSLQRDLSSREKQALKLASEVDRLRQDIRHKDIQLGATATKFSKMSKKHQEELLNHENELMTLKKSVERLEVALRDKQRLLELQTTERDLLKNRLEKKIGEQASMFAESEAERHTQQKKSKAELDLVQAQIEHLRDQLLMMLPTEPSDSTSHDALSDQQVLEQVAEMLGERESLMSKLEELEGQLKELMTEQEGAAEDTERLKSRLETCQSQLQEACSANALEKAMTSLQEEIVSPALAWVKASVLSIMATQLPLLQSATQALLEAGIDASHLTEGVLSGIRTLVNEHQGYTVELQRLKIDQEELQEREAKSRELQELLREELVQQRQQMTVAQHEEEARKKELEELKEELEALRQAQTKLQQEAQTQEAEWCTRLEEAGRREEEWQDKVKEVLEEEKERYRVWEAEYREQVRQHAHTIVALEQRCVQSRQRAQELEEEREALIGQLRALEGNLESSRPVMSTSPLETQTKQASEVAALEGNITSLRADLAQSQLETCSQGDLIVALSRDLAAANARITDMTGELSEQQKLQLEQLKALVVDQRVQLSTLTQKLMLMSQLVEQKGEELEKVRDELRICQVDLEKSLRAEREMKEQITNPEQTQPVHYSVVSCIPPHTKASGIT, from the exons ATGAGGGGTTACCTGAAAACAGCGGGGTGGGTATTTAAACTCCAGGCCGAAACCACTACAGTAGGAACACATAGGGATTGCGATTTATGTTTACAG AATGGAGGAGTTGAGGAGCATCACGCCCTGATCGAATGGAGCAAATCAGAGCCATGCTTTGTGCTGAGTGACCTGAACTCTGCCCATGGTACATATGTCAACGACTGTCGTATCCACAATGCAGCCGTGCGTCTAACCCCAGGCGATGAACTGCACTTTGGCTATGGAGGCTCCACCTACCAGCTAGCTGTGGAAAGCCCATCTATG cTCCCCTGCCCTCCCAAGAGCATCTGGACAGCCAGTCAGAACTCCCTGCAGCTGATAGAAGAGCCCCCCCTTGcccagtctccctcctcccccacctcccagCTCCCTCTCCTACCTGGCAATACTTCTGCCCCTGTTGCGTGGGTATGGGGGCAATCATCTGTCACCCCTCATCCCCCTAGCCGGGCTCGACCAGCCAGTGCTGGGACCAAACGGACTGGGCAGAGCATCCCCTCCGAACAACAAGGGACATCCTCACGAAGACCAG GAAGTTGGACTGGACACACAGGAAGCGGAGCAATAGTATCTGAAAGTTCTCAGACCATGCAGCACCTCTTACAGGAGAAG GAGGAGAGGCTGCTGCGGATAGGAGACGAGATCAGCAGGCTTGCTGTGTTTGAGAGTGAGTCCCAGAGGAAGGACAGGGTGATTGCAGGGCTGAGGGATGAGGTGTCAGCTCTGAGACACCAGCTGACCCAGAGCCAGCAGACCGACCAGGAGATCAAACACAGGCTGCTCAGTCTGGAGAGGGACATCAATGACAAGAGGGAGCAGATCCAAAGGATGAAGGAGCAG ATGGTAGAGCTGCAGAGGGGCTCCAGTGAGGTGTTTAGGCATTCTGTCACCGAGCGAGACCTAAAGATTTCCAACCTAAGAGGTCAGATGGAGAGACTGAAGAAGGAAAGCAGCACTGCctcag GTCTGGTAAGAAGCTTACAGAGAGACCTGAGTTCGAGGGAGAAGCAGGCTCTGAAACTGGCATCTGAGGTGGACAGACTCCGGCAGGACATCCGACACAAGGACATCCAACTGGGGGCTACTGCCACCAAG TTCTCCAAAATGAGCAAGAAGCACCAGGAGGAGTTACTCAACCATGAGAATGAGTTGATGACACTGAAGAAG AGCGTTGAGAGGCTGGAGGTTGCTTTGAGGGATAAGCAGAGGCTCCTGGAGCTCCAAACAACAGAGAGGGACTTGCTAAAAAACAGACTGGAGAAGAAGATTGGG GAGCAAGCTTCTATGTTCGCGGAGTCTGAGGCAGAGAGGCACACGCAACAAAAGAAGAGCAAAGCTGAGCTGGATCTGGTGCAGGCACAG ATTGAGCACCTTCGTGACCAGCTGCTGATGATGTTACCCACTGAACCCTCTGACTCCACTTCCCATGATGCCTTGTCAGACCAGCAG GTATTAGAGCAGGTGGCAGAGatgctaggagagagagagagcctgatgAGTAAATTAGAGGAGCTGGAAGGACAACTGAAGGAGCTCATGACTGAACAGGAGGGGGCagcagaggacacagagagactgAAGAGTAGGCTGGAGACCTGTCAG AGTCAATTACAGGAGGCATGCTCGGCAAATGCACTGGAAAAGGCCATGACCTCACTACAGGAGGAGATTGTGTCTCCAGCTCTGGCCTGGGTCAAGGCTTCAGTCCTCTCCATAATGGCTACCCAGCTCCCACTGCTTCAGAGTGCCACCCAGGCACTACTGGAAGCTGGGATAGATGCTTCACATCTCACTGAAG GAGTCCTGAGTGGCATCAGAACCCTGGTCAATGAGCATCAGGGTTACACAGTGGAGCTTCAGCGTTTGAAG ATAGACCAGGAGGAGCTCCAGGAGAGAGAAGCAAAGTCCAGAGAGCTGCAGGAGCTTCTGAGAGAGGAGCTGGTGCAGCAGAGACAGCAG ATGACTGTGGCACAGCATGAAGAAGAGGCCAGGAAGAAGGAGTTGGAGGAGCTAAAGGAGGAGTTGGAGGCACTCAGACAAGCCCAG ACTAAACTGCAGCAGGAGGCACAGACCCAGGAGGCCGAGTGGTGCACCAGGCtggaggaggcaggcaggagggaggaggagtggcagGATAAGGTGAAGGAGGTcttggaggaggagaaggagcgcTACAGGGTCTGGGAGGCCGAGTACAGGGAGCAGGTGCGGCAGCACGCACACACCATCGTGGCCCTGGAGCAGCGCTGTGTCCAGAGCAGACAGAGAGCCcaggagctggaggaggagagggaagcgCTGATTGGACAGCTGAGAG CGTTGGAGGGGAATCTGGAGAGTAGTAGGCCTGTGATGAGTACCAGTCCCCTGGAGACACAGACTAAACAGGCCTCAGAGGTAGCAGCCCTGGAGGGTAATATCACTTCACTCAG GGCAGACTTGGCCCAGTCTCAGCTGGAAACATGTAGCCAGGGTGACCTCATCGTGGCTTTGAGTCGTGACCTGGCTGCAGCCAATGCCAGGATAACAGACATGACAG GGGAGCTCAGTGAGCAGCAGAAACTACAGTTGGAGCAGCTTAAGGCTCTGGTCGTCGATCAGAGGGTCCAACTGAGCACTCTCACTCAGAAGCTAATGCTGATGTCACAACTCGTGGAGCAGAAAGGGGAGGAGCTTGAGAAAGTGAGGGATGAATTGAG GATTTGTCAGGTGGACCTGGAGAAGAGTctcagggcagagagagagatgaaggaacaGATAACAAACCCTGAGCAGACCCAGCCTGTCCACTACTCTGTTGTCTCCTGCATACCACCACACACAAAGGCGAGTGGAATAACATAA